The following are encoded together in the Halomonas halophila genome:
- a CDS encoding AbrB family transcriptional regulator codes for MPTLASFPLLPLLRFLPTLALGIAGGALAFAVNLPLPWLLGAMIATTVASLSGVRLRSPGRGRKGVLVVIGVMLGSAFTPQLSGDLGLWSLSLAVMLVATAAMMAFSVWFSQRVAGHTRETSLYAGVPGGVSTVTVMAMASDADLRVVGMTHAVRILVLLVAIPPVLQAIGHVDLAGATPDLSQWLWLPGLADAAWLTAAGLGGLALGRLLRLPNALLFGPALVSAALHLSGVTHAAVPPTLLALAQVLIGVSVGVRFAGTSLARVGHALVMAVAQALVLLAIAVLAAWAGHLLTGVSPAAALLAYMPGGAPELSLVALTLGIDPAFVTTHHLLRISVLVLILPGLLKRLGKR; via the coding sequence TTGCCTACCCTCGCGTCCTTTCCTCTACTGCCGCTGCTGCGTTTCCTGCCCACCCTGGCGCTGGGCATTGCCGGCGGCGCGCTGGCCTTCGCCGTGAACCTGCCGCTGCCGTGGCTGCTCGGCGCCATGATCGCCACCACCGTGGCGAGCCTCTCAGGCGTGCGGCTGCGCTCGCCGGGCCGCGGGCGCAAGGGCGTGCTGGTGGTGATCGGGGTGATGCTGGGCTCGGCCTTCACGCCGCAGCTGTCCGGCGACCTGGGCCTGTGGAGCCTGAGCCTGGCGGTGATGCTGGTGGCCACGGCGGCGATGATGGCCTTCTCGGTGTGGTTCTCGCAGCGCGTGGCCGGCCACACGCGGGAGACCTCGCTGTACGCCGGCGTGCCGGGCGGGGTCTCCACGGTCACGGTGATGGCCATGGCCTCCGACGCCGACCTGCGGGTGGTGGGCATGACCCACGCGGTGCGCATCCTGGTGCTGCTGGTGGCGATTCCGCCGGTGCTGCAGGCGATCGGCCACGTCGACCTGGCCGGCGCCACGCCGGACCTGTCGCAGTGGCTGTGGCTGCCCGGCCTCGCGGATGCGGCCTGGCTGACGGCGGCGGGCCTCGGCGGGCTCGCCCTCGGGCGGCTGCTGCGCCTGCCCAACGCGCTGCTGTTCGGCCCGGCGCTGGTGTCGGCGGCGCTGCATCTCTCCGGCGTCACCCACGCCGCGGTGCCGCCGACGCTGCTGGCCCTGGCCCAGGTGCTGATCGGCGTCTCGGTGGGCGTGCGCTTCGCCGGCACCTCGCTGGCCCGGGTCGGCCACGCCCTGGTGATGGCCGTCGCCCAGGCGCTGGTGCTGCTGGCGATCGCCGTGCTGGCCGCCTGGGCCGGCCACCTGCTGACCGGCGTTTCCCCCGCCGCCGCACTGCTCGCCTACATGCCGGGCGGCGCCCCGGAGCTGAGCCTGGTGGCGCTGACGCTCGGCATCGATCCGGCCTTCGTCACCACCCACCACCTGCTGCGCATCAGCGTGCTGGTGCTGATCCTGCCGGGGCTGCTGAAGCGGCTAGGAAAACGCTGA
- a CDS encoding AtuA-related protein: protein MRPSPADAAIDAKTVPLHRLAHARAGDKGDRLNLALFAYSPEHYETLLRHVTEERVLALFAHRGASRVRRYPMPGLGGMNLVIDDVLQGGVNGALNLDGHGKTLSFLLLGMTVTVEDAEPQR, encoded by the coding sequence ATGCGCCCATCGCCAGCTGACGCTGCCATCGACGCCAAGACCGTTCCGCTGCATCGACTGGCCCATGCTCGGGCCGGCGACAAGGGGGACCGCCTCAACCTGGCACTGTTCGCCTACTCCCCCGAGCACTACGAGACGCTGCTCAGGCATGTAACCGAAGAGCGAGTGCTCGCCCTGTTCGCTCATCGTGGAGCCAGTCGGGTGCGGCGCTATCCCATGCCGGGCCTGGGAGGCATGAACCTGGTGATCGACGACGTGCTGCAGGGGGGCGTCAACGGCGCCCTTAACCTGGACGGGCATGGCAAGACGCTGTCCTTCCTGCTGCTGGGCATGACGGTGACGGTCGAAGACGCCGAGCCACAGCGCTAA